In one Aeromicrobium wangtongii genomic region, the following are encoded:
- the kdpB gene encoding potassium-transporting ATPase subunit KdpB, whose protein sequence is MTVQLLLRQMLAQLPAALRKLDPRHLWRSPVMFIVWLGSVATTIAVFADPSTFTISLAIWLWLTVIFGNLAEAVAEGRGKAQAASLRAARTDTIARVVGPDGTETSVPGTQLGIGDLVLVAAGEVIPGDGDVVVGVASVDESAITGESAPVIREAGGDRSAVTGGTKVLSDEITVKITSAPGDTFLDKMIALVEGSSRRKTPNEIALSILLVSLTLVFVLAVATLAPMAEYAGAPQDLTVLIALLVCLIPTTIGALLSAIGIAGMDRLVRVNVLAMSGRAVEAAGDVSTLLLDKTGTITYGNRQAARFVPVSNVTEVQLRDVARLSSLADQTPEGRSIVALALAEGADDNDLPSGASFVEFTAQTRMSGVDLVDGTQIRKGAGSAIHSWIGGTMPAELTIMIEQISGDGGTPLIVASRTGDQGRVLGVIHLKDVVKEGMVERFAQLRSMGIRTVMVTGDNALTAKSIAAEAGVDDFLAEATPEDKMDLIRKEQAGGRLVAMTGDGTNDAPALAAADVGVAMNTGTSAAKEAGNMVDLDSDPTKLIDIVEIGKQLLITRGALTTFSIANDVAKYFAIIPAMFLVAYPSLDALNIMGLATPQSAILSAVIFNALVIVALIPLALRGVKFRPASASAILRRNILVFGVGGVIAPFVGIKLIDLLISTIPGIG, encoded by the coding sequence ATGACAGTTCAGCTCCTTCTCAGGCAGATGCTGGCGCAGCTGCCGGCAGCGCTGCGCAAGCTCGACCCGCGCCACCTGTGGCGCAGCCCGGTGATGTTCATCGTCTGGCTCGGCTCGGTCGCGACCACCATCGCAGTCTTCGCCGATCCCAGCACCTTCACGATCTCCCTGGCGATCTGGCTGTGGCTGACGGTCATCTTCGGCAACCTCGCCGAGGCCGTCGCCGAGGGACGTGGCAAGGCGCAGGCCGCATCGCTGCGCGCCGCCCGCACCGACACGATCGCCCGGGTCGTGGGGCCCGACGGCACCGAGACGTCCGTGCCCGGCACCCAGCTGGGGATCGGTGACCTGGTGCTCGTCGCGGCGGGCGAGGTCATCCCCGGCGACGGCGACGTCGTGGTGGGAGTCGCCTCGGTCGACGAGTCGGCCATCACCGGCGAGTCCGCCCCCGTCATCCGCGAGGCCGGTGGCGACCGATCGGCGGTGACCGGCGGCACCAAGGTGCTGTCGGACGAGATCACCGTCAAGATCACGTCGGCCCCCGGTGACACGTTCCTCGACAAGATGATCGCGCTGGTCGAGGGCAGCTCGCGCCGCAAGACGCCCAACGAGATCGCCTTGTCGATCCTGCTGGTCAGCCTGACGCTGGTGTTCGTGCTCGCGGTCGCCACGCTGGCGCCGATGGCCGAGTACGCCGGTGCCCCGCAGGACCTGACGGTGCTGATCGCGCTGCTGGTGTGCCTCATCCCGACCACGATCGGGGCGTTGCTCAGCGCAATCGGCATCGCCGGCATGGACCGTCTGGTGCGGGTCAACGTGCTGGCCATGTCCGGCCGCGCGGTCGAGGCCGCCGGTGACGTCAGCACACTGCTGCTCGACAAGACCGGCACCATCACGTACGGCAACCGCCAGGCCGCCCGGTTCGTCCCGGTCAGCAACGTGACCGAGGTGCAGCTGCGTGATGTCGCGCGGCTGTCCAGCCTGGCCGACCAGACACCCGAGGGCCGGTCGATCGTCGCGCTGGCCCTGGCCGAGGGGGCGGACGACAACGACCTGCCCAGCGGCGCGTCGTTCGTCGAGTTCACCGCACAGACCCGCATGTCGGGGGTCGACCTCGTCGACGGCACCCAGATCCGCAAGGGCGCGGGATCGGCGATCCACAGCTGGATCGGCGGGACCATGCCGGCCGAGCTGACCATCATGATCGAGCAGATCTCCGGCGATGGCGGCACGCCGCTCATCGTGGCGTCGAGGACCGGCGACCAGGGCAGGGTGCTGGGCGTGATCCACCTCAAGGACGTCGTCAAGGAGGGCATGGTCGAGCGCTTCGCCCAGCTGCGCTCGATGGGCATCCGGACGGTCATGGTCACCGGCGACAATGCGCTCACCGCGAAGTCGATCGCCGCCGAGGCGGGCGTCGACGACTTCCTGGCCGAGGCCACCCCCGAGGACAAGATGGACCTGATTCGCAAGGAGCAGGCCGGGGGGCGCCTGGTCGCCATGACCGGTGACGGCACCAACGACGCGCCGGCGCTCGCCGCCGCCGATGTCGGCGTCGCGATGAACACCGGCACGTCGGCCGCCAAGGAGGCCGGCAACATGGTCGACCTGGACTCCGACCCGACCAAGCTCATCGACATCGTCGAGATCGGCAAGCAGCTGCTCATCACCCGCGGCGCGCTGACCACGTTCTCGATCGCCAACGACGTCGCGAAGTACTTCGCGATCATCCCGGCCATGTTCCTGGTGGCCTATCCATCGCTCGACGCGCTCAACATCATGGGGCTGGCGACTCCCCAGTCCGCGATCCTCTCGGCGGTCATCTTCAACGCCCTGGTGATCGTGGCACTGATCCCGCTGGCCCTGCGCGGCGTCAAGTTCCGTCCCGCGTCGGCCTCGGCCATCCTGCGGCGCAACATCCTCGTGTTCGGTGTCGGTGGCGTCATCGCACCGTTCGTCGGCATCAAGCTCATCGACCTGCTCATCTCCACCATCCCAGGAATCGGGTAA